A stretch of Campylobacter volucris DNA encodes these proteins:
- a CDS encoding HP0268 family nuclease has protein sequence MDLKIARTSVDEKPKSISLESIEKAIDKEGQKFFYFDKDNAHKQLIALVEHFEKKGKCVYHRTIKYGLDEADYMYEVHIL, from the coding sequence ATGGATTTAAAAATAGCAAGAACCTCTGTGGATGAAAAGCCAAAAAGTATAAGTTTAGAAAGTATTGAAAAGGCTATAGATAAAGAAGGTCAGAAATTTTTTTATTTTGATAAAGATAATGCACATAAGCAGCTTATAGCTTTGGTTGAGCACTTTGAAAAAAAAGGAAAATGTGTTTATCATAGAACGATTAAATATGGCTTAGATGAGGCTGATTATATGTATGAGGTACATATTCTTTGA
- the miaB gene encoding tRNA (N6-isopentenyl adenosine(37)-C2)-methylthiotransferase MiaB yields the protein MSKKLFIQTLGCAMNVRDSEHMIAELKEKENYELTQDAKEADLILINTCSVREKPVHKLFSEVGSYEKIKKNGAKIGVCGCTASHLGDEIFKRAPNVDFVLGARNVSKITQAVNTPKFLGNDIDFDESNYAFADFRNSFYKTYVNISIGCDKHCTYCIVPHTRGDEISIPFEIIKKEALKAVFNGAKEIFLLGQNVNNYGKRFSNAHEKINFSDLLEKLSEIEGLERIRFTSPHPLHMDDRFLEVFSKNPKVCKSMHMPLQSGSSEILKAMKRGYNKEWYLDRALKLRSMCDEVSISTDVIVAFPGESDKDFEDTLDVLEKVRFEQMFSFKYSKRPLTKAATMPNQIPDDIASKRLSVLQARHTEILDEIVLRQKDKEVEVLFEELRSEGNIAGRSDNNFLVQVKGSEELLGQMKKVKITNPKRMVLNGEII from the coding sequence TTGAGTAAAAAACTTTTTATACAAACTTTAGGTTGTGCTATGAATGTAAGAGATTCAGAGCACATGATAGCCGAACTTAAAGAAAAAGAAAATTACGAACTAACTCAAGATGCCAAAGAAGCAGATTTGATTTTAATCAATACTTGTTCAGTGCGTGAAAAACCTGTGCATAAACTTTTTTCAGAAGTTGGAAGTTATGAAAAAATCAAAAAAAATGGTGCAAAAATAGGAGTTTGTGGATGTACTGCTTCTCATTTAGGGGATGAAATTTTTAAACGCGCTCCTAATGTGGATTTTGTTTTAGGCGCTAGAAATGTTTCTAAGATCACTCAAGCAGTTAATACCCCTAAATTTTTAGGCAATGATATAGATTTTGATGAGAGCAATTATGCTTTTGCTGATTTTAGAAATAGTTTTTATAAAACTTATGTAAATATTTCTATAGGATGTGATAAACATTGTACTTATTGTATAGTGCCACATACTAGAGGGGATGAAATTTCCATACCTTTTGAGATTATTAAAAAAGAAGCATTAAAAGCTGTTTTTAATGGTGCTAAAGAAATTTTTTTATTAGGACAAAATGTTAATAATTATGGTAAAAGATTTTCAAATGCTCATGAAAAAATTAATTTTTCTGATCTTTTAGAAAAACTCAGCGAGATAGAAGGTTTGGAGCGTATTCGCTTTACAAGTCCACATCCTTTGCATATGGATGATAGATTTTTAGAAGTTTTCTCAAAAAATCCAAAAGTATGCAAATCCATGCATATGCCATTGCAAAGTGGCTCGAGTGAAATTTTAAAGGCTATGAAGAGGGGTTATAATAAAGAGTGGTATTTAGATAGAGCCTTAAAACTTCGTTCAATGTGTGATGAAGTGAGTATTTCTACTGATGTTATTGTAGCTTTTCCAGGTGAGAGTGATAAAGATTTTGAAGATACTTTAGATGTGCTTGAAAAAGTGCGTTTTGAGCAAATGTTTTCTTTTAAATATTCTAAAAGACCGTTGACTAAAGCAGCAACTATGCCAAATCAAATTCCAGATGATATTGCTTCAAAGCGTTTGAGTGTTTTACAAGCTAGACATACTGAAATTTTAGACGAAATTGTTTTAAGACAAAAGGATAAAGAAGTAGAGGTATTATTTGAAGAATTAAGAAGCGAAGGAAATATTGCAGGCAGAAGTGATAATAATTTTTTAGTTCAAGTAAAAGGAAGTGAAGAATTATTAGGTCAAATGAAAAAAGTAAAAATCACCAATCCTAAGCGTATGGTGTTAAATGGCGAAATCATTTAA
- a CDS encoding lysophospholipid acyltransferase family protein yields the protein MAKSFKIDCIAFGIFLLQWLIFLTCKKVYLGEALPKKSCVILFWHGRLALMPFAYKKMGIKEKKAYVMISHHKDGEIIARNIAFFGLNTLRGSTSKGALALLRQSFKILDQGDDIIITPDGPRGPFHSISDGSVIIALKKQTPLYLLNYEASSFWEFKSWDKMILPKPFSKITYRLSEEIKIQNLNLEEAKVLIKEKFDIISQMDKG from the coding sequence ATGGCGAAATCATTTAAAATCGATTGTATAGCTTTTGGAATTTTTTTACTTCAATGGCTGATTTTTTTAACTTGCAAAAAGGTGTATTTAGGAGAGGCATTACCTAAAAAATCTTGCGTTATACTTTTTTGGCATGGAAGATTAGCCTTAATGCCTTTTGCATATAAAAAAATGGGTATTAAAGAAAAAAAAGCTTATGTGATGATTTCTCATCATAAAGATGGAGAAATCATTGCTAGAAATATTGCATTTTTTGGCTTAAATACTTTAAGAGGAAGCACAAGTAAAGGAGCTTTGGCTTTATTAAGACAATCTTTTAAAATTTTAGATCAAGGAGATGATATCATCATTACCCCAGATGGACCAAGGGGACCATTTCATAGCATTTCAGATGGCTCTGTGATAATAGCATTAAAAAAACAAACTCCTCTTTATTTGCTTAATTATGAAGCAAGTTCATTTTGGGAATTTAAAAGTTGGGATAAAATGATACTCCCTAAGCCATTTTCAAAAATCACTTATAGATTGAGTGAAGAAATTAAAATTCAAAATTTAAATTTAGAAGAAGCTAAAGTGTTGATAAAAGAAAAATTTGATATTATAAGTCAAATGGATAAAGGCTAA